Proteins from a genomic interval of Gadus macrocephalus chromosome 2, ASM3116895v1:
- the si:dkey-110g7.8 gene encoding GTPase IMAP family member 8 isoform X2: MAAVPSESGDTGGRHPPERRLLLLGGRRAGKTSCANSVLGDQVFQAGTETTHSNVGQTEIYGRRVTVVDTPPWGVPGHVADAGGGGDDDDDDDDSESATDGDSGGGRHPRTAPASLDSEDPCMGAVLCPPGPHVILLVVSVSQPFKETQRRAAEDQLGALGGGTWRYSMVLFTGVDKLPKGTFVEEHIANTGEALQWLVERCGSRYHAFDNSKKDGDENTQVPELMEKVEEMITDNQGWYFEVNELILLEEEQARRALEEERMRMEEHARQRDQMIGGPPRELRLLLLGWKGVGKSSVGNTILGRRDFEVGQETEMCLRRQALVSGRRVTVVDTPGWDWFSVRRTPKRIRQESQRGAALLRPGPHTLLLVLPVVSSLTTRKRRTLLAHIEALFGERASLHTMVLFSCGDWLGRTPIEDHIQRGGRELHRLLEYCGNYYHVLDSKTPGKDSRSVSDLLDKIEEMVRENGDEAFLPVQSEWLSEDSSQSSDNTEPEDDCRGCQLQ; the protein is encoded by the exons ATGGCTGCTGTGCCGTCCGAGTCCG GGGACACCGGAGGCCGCCACCCCCCCGAAcgccggctgctgctgctggggggccgGCGCGCCGGAAAGACCTCCTGCGCCAACAGCGTCCTGGGGGACCAGGTGTTCCAGGCCGGCACCGAGACCACCCACAGCAACGTTGGCCAGACGGAGATCTATGGCCGCCGCGTCACGGTGGTGGACACTCCTCCCTGGGGGGTCCCGGGCCACGTGGCGgacgccggcggcggcggtgacgacgacgacgacgacgacgacagcgAGAGCGCCACCGACGGCGACTCGGGGGGCGGGCGCCATCCGAGGACGGCGCCCGCCAGCCTGGACAGCGAGGACCCGTGCATGGGGGCCGTTCTGTGCCCCCCTGGACCCCACGTGATCCTGCTGGTGGTGTCGGTCTCGCAGCCCTTCAAGGAGACCCAGCGAAGGGCCGCCGAGGACCAGCTCGGGGCCCTGGGCGGAGGGACCTGGAGGTATTCCATGGTGCTGTTCACTGGGGTGGATAAGCTGCCCAAGGGGACCTTCGTGGAGGAGCACATCGCAAACACGGGGGAGGCTTTGCAGTGGCTGGTGGAGAGGTGCGGGAGCAG GTACCATGCCTTTGACAACAGCAAGAAGGACGGAGACGAGAACACGCAGGTGCCTGAGCtgatggagaaggtggaggagatgatCACTGACAATCAAG GCTGGTACTTTGAGGTGAACGAGCTGATTCtgctagaggaggagcaggccaggagagccctggaggaggagaggatgaggatggaAGAACAcgccagacagagagaccagatGATAGGGGGACCCCCCCGAG agcTGCGACTTCTGCTGCTAGGGTGGAAGGGCGTGGGCAAGAGCTCGGTGGGGAACACCATCCTAGGCCGCCGGGACTTCGAGGTGGGTCAGGAGACGGAGATGTGCCTGCGTAGGCAAGCACTGGTCTCGGGCCGCCGGgtcaccgtggtggacaccccCGGCTGGGACTGGTTTTCCGTCCGGCGCACGCCCAAGCGCATCCGCCAGGAGTCCCAGCGGGGCGCGGCCCTGCTGCGCCCGGGTCCCCACaccctgctgctggtgctgcccgTCGTCTCGTCCCTCACCACCCGCAAGCGCCGCACGTTGCTGGCGCACATCGAGGCACTGTTCGGCGAGCGGGCGTCCCTGCACACCATGGTGCTGTTTAGCTGCGGGGACTGGCTGGGACGCACGCCCATCGAGGACCACATCCAGCGGGGCGGGCGGGAGCTGCACCGCCTGCTGGAGTACTGCGGCAACTACTACCACGTGCTGGACAGCAAGACCCCCGGCAAGGACAGCCGCAGCGTGTCGGACCTGCTGGACAAGATCGAGGAGATGGTGCGGGAGAACGGCGATGAGGCCTTCCTCCCTGTGCAAAGCGAGTGGC TGAGCGAGGACAGTTCACAATCGTCAGACAACACAGAGCCCGAGGATGACTGTCGAGGGTGTCAGCTTCAGTGA
- the tmem150b gene encoding modulator of macroautophagy TMEM150B: MLLWLLLPICFTAIGLVGIAAVCVVAVSHGSVNITESFPLISYCGSYQPESCIFSQICNICSLLGMLIVVIRYQQIRDLDCHPKTNMACLALGLTSSSGISLMGNFQHSAVMVLHFFGMFLAFIPGLVYFTLQLWQMYHSAPCHHKHWLGPLRVACCSACTALLFTAMVLFAVGHIPGAVACEGLVVTLFFCQFGLLAVDFKQIDCLELSLSK, translated from the exons ATGTTGTTATGGCTGTTGCTTCCAATCTGCTTCACTGCCATTGGGCTGGTCGGCATAGCGGCAGT GTGTGTTGTGGCTGTTTCCCATGGGTCCGTCAACATAACAGAGAGCTTTCCGCTCATCAG CTATTGCGGCAGCTACCAGCCCGAGAGTTGCATCTTCTCCCAGATATGCAACATCTGCTCGCTTTTAG GCATGTTGATTGTGGTGATCCGCTATCAGCAAATCCGGGACTTGGACTGCCATCCAAAAACCAACATGGCCTGCCTGGCTCTGGGGCTAACCTCCTCGTCAGGGATCTCCCTCATGGGCAACTTCCAG CATTCGGCTGTGATGGTGCTGCACTTCTTCGGGATGTTCCTGGCGTTCATCCCAGGCCTGGTCTACTTCACGCTCCAGCTGTGGCAGATGTACCACAGCGCTCCCTGCCACCACAAGCACTGGCTGGGGCCGCTCCGGGTGGCATGCTGCTCGGCCTGCACCGCCCTGCTCTTCACTG CAATGGTTCTGTTCGCTGTGGGCCACATCCCCGGTGCGGTTGCGTGCGAGGGCCTCGTGGTGACGCTGTTCTTCTGTCAGTTTGGCCTCTTGGCTGTCGACTTCAAGCAAATCGACTGCCTCGAGCTCAGCCTTTCGAAATAA
- the adsl gene encoding adenylosuccinate lyase: protein MEGSDEFMKYRSPLVSRYASKEMAYNFSDRKKFTTWRKLWIYLAKAEKALGLPISEAQVVEMEGHAEDIDFAMAADEERKLRHDVMAHVHTFAHCCPAAAPIIHLGATSCYVGDNTDLIMLRDGFDILLPKLARVLDRLANFAEKYADLPTLGYTHYQPAQLTTVGKRACLWLQDLAMDMRNLQRARDDLRFRGVKGTTGTQASFLQLFQGDHDKVEDLDRMVTEMAGFKKSYLVTGQTYSRKVDIDSLSSLASLGATIHKICTDIRLLANLKEIEEPFEKEQIGSSAMPYKRNPMRAERCCSLARHLMALLSNPMQTASVQWLERTLDDSANRRISLPESFLTADIILSTLQNVTEGLVVYPKVIERHIRHELPFMATENIIMAMVKAGGNRQDCHEKIRVLSQQAAAVVKQEGGDNDLLTRVQADPYFSPILPHLDAILDPKTFIGRAPQQVARFLSEEVRPMLEPYKTKMDVKIELEL from the exons ATGGAAGGATCGGATGAGTTTATGAAATATCGCTCCCCGCTGGTTTCCAGATATGccagcaaggagatggcctacAACTTCAGTGACAGGAAGAAATTTACAACCTGGAGAAAACTGTGGATCTATCTGGCCAAGGCTGAAAAG GCGCTGGGTCTGCCCATCAGCGAGGcccaggtggtggagatggagggcCACGCCGAGGACATCGACTTCGCCATGGCGGCGGACGAGGAGCGCAAGCTGAGGCACGACGTCATGGCTCACGTGCACACCTTCGCCCACTGCTGCCCCGCCGCAGCGCCCATCATCCACCTGGGTGCTACTTCCTGCTACGTGGGGGACAACACC gaCTTGATCATGCTCCGGGACGGATTTGACATCCTGCTGCCGAAG ctggCTAGGGTTCTGGATAGACTGGCCAACTTTGCAGAGAAATACGCTGACCTCCCCACGCTGGGCTACACACACTACCA accGGCCCAGTTGACCACGGTGGGGAAGCGGGCCTGCCTGTGGCTGCAGGACCTGGCCATGGACATGAGGAACCTCCAGCGTGCCCGAGACGACCTGCGCTTCCGGGGGGTGAAGGGCACCACGGGCACACAGGCCAGCTTCCTGCAGCTGTTCCAGGGGGACCACGACAAG GTGGAGGATCTGGACAGAATGGTGACCGAGATGGCTGGCTTCAAAAA gTCCTACCTGGTGACAGGGCAGACGTACAGCCGCAAGGTTGACATCGACTCTTTGTCAAGCCTGGCCAGTCTAGGAGCCACCATTCATAAG ATCTGTACTGATATCCGTTTGCTGGCTAACCTGAAGGAGATTGAGGAGCCCTTTGAGAAAGAACAGATAG GTTCCAGTGCCATGCCCTACAAGAGGAACCCCATGCGGGCGGAGCGCTGCTGCAGCCTGGCCCGCCACTTGATGGCGCTGCTGAGCAACCCGATGCAGACGGCCTCCGTCCAGTGGCTGGAGAGGACGCTGGACGACAGCGCAAACAG GAGGATCTCTCTGCCGGAGTCGTTCCTGACGGCCGACATCATCCTCAGCACGTTGCAGAATGTGACCGAGGGGCTGGTGGTCTACCCCAAGGTCATCGAGAGACACATCCGCCACGAGCTGCCCTTCATGGCCACGGAGAACATCATCATGGCCATGGTGAAGGCCGGAGGGAACAGACAG GACTGCCATGAGAAGATCCGCGTGCTGTCCCAGCAGGCTGCCGCGGTGGTGAAGCAGGAAGGCGGAGACAATGACCTGCTGACCCGGGTCCAGGCAGACCCCTACTTCAGCCCCATCCTCCCTCACCTGGACGCCATCTTGGATCCCAAGACCTTCATCGGCCGAGCGCCTCAGCAG GTTGCCAGATTCCTCTCTGAGGAGGTTCGACCAATGCTGGAGCCGTACAAAACCAAAATGGATGTCAAGATTGAACTTGAgctctga
- the si:dkey-110g7.8 gene encoding GTPase IMAP family member 8 isoform X1 → MAAVPSESGDTGGRHPPERRLLLLGGRRAGKTSCANSVLGDQVFQAGTETTHSNVGQTEIYGRRVTVVDTPPWGVPGHVADAGGGGDDDDDDDDSESATDGDSGGGRHPRTAPASLDSEDPCMGAVLCPPGPHVILLVVSVSQPFKETQRRAAEDQLGALGGGTWRYSMVLFTGVDKLPKGTFVEEHIANTGEALQWLVERCGSRYHAFDNSKKDGDENTQVPELMEKVEEMITDNQGWYFEVNELILLEEEQARRALEEERMRMEEHARQRDQMIGGPPRELRLLLLGWKGVGKSSVGNTILGRRDFEVGQETEMCLRRQALVSGRRVTVVDTPGWDWFSVRRTPKRIRQESQRGAALLRPGPHTLLLVLPVVSSLTTRKRRTLLAHIEALFGERASLHTMVLFSCGDWLGRTPIEDHIQRGGRELHRLLEYCGNYYHVLDSKTPGKDSRSVSDLLDKIEEMVRENGDEAFLPVQSEWPLQIHTPKESERGQFTIVRQHRARG, encoded by the exons ATGGCTGCTGTGCCGTCCGAGTCCG GGGACACCGGAGGCCGCCACCCCCCCGAAcgccggctgctgctgctggggggccgGCGCGCCGGAAAGACCTCCTGCGCCAACAGCGTCCTGGGGGACCAGGTGTTCCAGGCCGGCACCGAGACCACCCACAGCAACGTTGGCCAGACGGAGATCTATGGCCGCCGCGTCACGGTGGTGGACACTCCTCCCTGGGGGGTCCCGGGCCACGTGGCGgacgccggcggcggcggtgacgacgacgacgacgacgacgacagcgAGAGCGCCACCGACGGCGACTCGGGGGGCGGGCGCCATCCGAGGACGGCGCCCGCCAGCCTGGACAGCGAGGACCCGTGCATGGGGGCCGTTCTGTGCCCCCCTGGACCCCACGTGATCCTGCTGGTGGTGTCGGTCTCGCAGCCCTTCAAGGAGACCCAGCGAAGGGCCGCCGAGGACCAGCTCGGGGCCCTGGGCGGAGGGACCTGGAGGTATTCCATGGTGCTGTTCACTGGGGTGGATAAGCTGCCCAAGGGGACCTTCGTGGAGGAGCACATCGCAAACACGGGGGAGGCTTTGCAGTGGCTGGTGGAGAGGTGCGGGAGCAG GTACCATGCCTTTGACAACAGCAAGAAGGACGGAGACGAGAACACGCAGGTGCCTGAGCtgatggagaaggtggaggagatgatCACTGACAATCAAG GCTGGTACTTTGAGGTGAACGAGCTGATTCtgctagaggaggagcaggccaggagagccctggaggaggagaggatgaggatggaAGAACAcgccagacagagagaccagatGATAGGGGGACCCCCCCGAG agcTGCGACTTCTGCTGCTAGGGTGGAAGGGCGTGGGCAAGAGCTCGGTGGGGAACACCATCCTAGGCCGCCGGGACTTCGAGGTGGGTCAGGAGACGGAGATGTGCCTGCGTAGGCAAGCACTGGTCTCGGGCCGCCGGgtcaccgtggtggacaccccCGGCTGGGACTGGTTTTCCGTCCGGCGCACGCCCAAGCGCATCCGCCAGGAGTCCCAGCGGGGCGCGGCCCTGCTGCGCCCGGGTCCCCACaccctgctgctggtgctgcccgTCGTCTCGTCCCTCACCACCCGCAAGCGCCGCACGTTGCTGGCGCACATCGAGGCACTGTTCGGCGAGCGGGCGTCCCTGCACACCATGGTGCTGTTTAGCTGCGGGGACTGGCTGGGACGCACGCCCATCGAGGACCACATCCAGCGGGGCGGGCGGGAGCTGCACCGCCTGCTGGAGTACTGCGGCAACTACTACCACGTGCTGGACAGCAAGACCCCCGGCAAGGACAGCCGCAGCGTGTCGGACCTGCTGGACAAGATCGAGGAGATGGTGCGGGAGAACGGCGATGAGGCCTTCCTCCCTGTGCAAAGCGAGTGGC ctctacAAATACACACTCCTAAGGAAAG TGAGCGAGGACAGTTCACAATCGTCAGACAACACAGAGCCCGAGGATGA